The following are encoded in a window of Cervus canadensis isolate Bull #8, Minnesota chromosome 11, ASM1932006v1, whole genome shotgun sequence genomic DNA:
- the LOC122450493 gene encoding olfactory receptor 8J2-like, with protein sequence MAPRNRTQVTEFILMGISDLAELQIPLFCVFLVIYGLTLAGNLGIVILTSVDSQLQTPMYFFLKHLAIINLGNSSVIAPKMLVNFLVTKKTISYYACAAQLGGFIVFVVAEIFMLAAMAYDRYVAVCNPLLYLVVVCPWICLLLVALTYVYSLTTALTVSSCVFSVSYCSSNVINHFYCDNVPLLALSCSDTYIPEIAVFTFSGTNLFFSMIIVLTSYFNIILAILRIRSSEGRQKAFSTCASHIVAVTVFYGTLLFMYLQPRTNHSLDTDKMASVFYTLVIPMLNPLIYSLRNKDVKDALKRFLDNPCQSFRLMQI encoded by the coding sequence ATGGCTCCACGGAATCGCACTCAAGTGACTGAATTCATTCTAATGGGAATCTCAGATCTTGCAGAACTCCAGATTCctcttttctgtgtgtttctggtCATCTATGGACTGACCCTTGCAGGGAACCTGGGAATCGTCATCCTCACCAGCGTGGACTCTCAGCTTCAAacccccatgtactttttcctcaagCACTTGGCTATCATCAATTTGGGCAATTCTTCTGTCATTGCCCCCAAGATGTTGGTTAACTTCTTGGTTACAAAGAAAACCATATCTTACTATGCATGTGCAGCCCAGCTAGGTGGATTCATAGTTTTTGTTGTGGCTGAGATTTTCATGCTGGCtgccatggcctatgaccgctacgtgGCTGTTTGCAACCCCCTGCTCTATCTGGTGGTGGTTTGTCCATGGATCTGCCTCCTTCTGGTGGCCCTTACTTATGTCTACAGTCTGACCACAGCACTGACGGTCTCCTCCTGTGTGTTTTCTGTGTCTTACTGTTCGTCCAATGTGATCAACCACTTTTACTGTGACAATGTCCCTTTGTTAGCGTTGTCCTGTTCTGATACCTACATTCCAGAAATAGCAGTATTTACCTTTTCGGGGaccaatttgtttttctctatgatTATTGTTCTGACATCCTACTTCAACATCATCCTTGCCATTTTGAGGATACGCTCTTCAGAAGGGCGACAAAAAGCCTTTTCCACCTGTGCTTCTCACATAGTGGCTGTCACTGTGTTCTATGGGACTCTTCTCTTCATGTATTTGCAACCAAGGACCAACCACTCATTAGATACTGATAAGATGGCCTCGGTCTTCTACACCCTGGTGATTCCAATGCTGAACCCCCTCATTTACAGCCTAAGGAACAAGGACGTGAAGGATGCATTGAAGAGATTCCTGGATAACCCATGTCAGTCATTCAGATTAATGCAAATTTAA